One window of Fusarium keratoplasticum isolate Fu6.1 chromosome 2, whole genome shotgun sequence genomic DNA carries:
- a CDS encoding HTH CENPB-type domain-containing protein, which yields MSATDPALVAAPAPDLSPVSQVAQVGTVDHLEPVAQVATTPKERHSLTLDQRRALRRWANGQTIRPSHKACIEWFYSQYGQQISQSTVSHSLSPKYSRLDSDNPQLSGSRLRYGNWPDVEKLVLIWYQQVQASGRQPTNEELGEKAKSIFNQLPRYKDENPPEFSPGWIHRFKKRYGLLIRRQRRHGDGGMNPAEDIAYLADCIPRFMNIASETSPAAIREEVLRVVGIEPSLNTCALARDEIVRRITSPQPPPPPPPMVAPDPPSIPPPQPDQPIYADDDPEVVLQNALRQLQQEEQAAEEQAAAVREERERAERAGLPPPGIITTPGGRASSVHRYTSTPAHDLSTDLTLTPINSEGPIARDDRPVRCPFCVNQRMLRSIKEAVEHLSTHVVV from the coding sequence ATGTCGGCTACCGACCCGGCTCTTGTCGCCGCTCCGGCCCCCGACCTCTCGCCCGTCTCCCAGGTTGCGCAGGTCGGTACTGTCGATCACCTCGAGCCCGTTGCGCAGGTCGCGACGACGCCCAAGGAGAGGCATTCCCTCACCCTCGACCAACGTCGCGCCCTGCGCCGCTGGGCTAACGGACAGACTATCCGTCCTTCTCACAAGGCCTGCATAGAGTGGTTCTACTCGCAGTACGGCCAGCAGATCAGCCAGTCCACCGTCTCACATTCGCTGTCGCCAAAGTACTCGCGTCTGGATAGTGACAATCCCCAGCTGTCTGGCTCGCGGCTGCGATACGGAAATTGGCCCGACGTCGAGAAGCTCGTCCTCATCTGGTACCAGCAAGTACAGGCATCTGGTCGTCAGCCTACCAACGAAGAACTGGGCGAGAAGGCCAagtccatcttcaaccagcTTCCGCGATACAAGGATGAGAACCCGCCCGAGTTTTCTCCCGGCTGGATTCACCGATTCAAGAAACGTTACGGTCTCTTGATCCGAAGGCAGCGCCGTCACGGCGACGGAGGTATGAACCCGGCTGAAGACATCGCGTACCTGGCGGACTGCATTCCCCGCTTCATGAACATTGCATCCGAGACCAGCCCAGCCGCGATTAGAGAAGAAGTTCTTCGCGTTGTCGGTATCGAGCCTAGCCTCAACACGTGTGCGCTTGCTCGCGACGAGATCGTTCGGAGAATCACCAGtcctcaaccaccaccaccgcctcctccgATGGTTGCTCCCGACCCGCCCTCTATACCTCCACCACAGCCGGACCAGCCCATCTACGCAGACGACGATCCCGAGGTGGTGCTGCAGAATGCTCTGCGCCAGCTTCAACAGGAAGAAcaggctgccgaggagcaggctgCGGCGGTACGTGAGGAGCGCGAACGAGCGGAGAGAGCCGGACTCCCACCACCTGGCATCATCACAACGCCTGGTGGGCGTGCCTCGTCTGTCCATCGCTACACGTCGACACCAGCCCATGACCTGAGTACCGACCTTACTCTGACTCCAATCAACTCGGAGGGACCCATTGCGCGTGATGATCGACCAGTGCGATGTCCTTTCTGCGTCAACCAACGGATGCTACGATCCATCAAGGAGGCCGTCGAGCATCTGTCCACGCACGTTGTTGTTTGA
- a CDS encoding Vacuolar protein-sorting-associated protein 36 — MFLKHIDLTTALRPSYLTDEVLLFVQDNVGLYEGKYKLPNQQNGQVYLTSHRVCYVDQKEPRTNSVALDLKDVDRYEFYAGFLKSSAKVTLFPKPPKRASYHSRAISNASSSVRNVSGSPGHSESGYRPPPEPPAAKSATWVCTICSFSNPVPSNFDPTTANAHTPLPPCLACGIKPTLTHVLKAAISGANNRTAPSPALASPLPLQPGPSDSRPLSENLDQTPTSNLLDTPNGSDSSASFPCPRCTFSNHPSLMSCEMCGAPLISQDIPSAIQQSSTSDATRIDSPGPTLDQSKGGKGGTDAYECVKLSFRRGGEKIFYERLKGSMTQRKWLLQDAPPAPKSNQMVDEATSPDSGTGASAGRTKGVGIAGLEQLGLNMRKNNELLIGSAFEDLEALMSSAKEVIALAERFARQTNNGQGNASAEENAILAESASQLGLITTKDIVGGGSSESLYLSELSRNLAEFLTDDSRGVLKKAGGIITLVDLWAMFNRARGGVELVSPADFEKAARLWSKLKLPVRLRTFRSGVMVVQSRDRTDGTTVRAILAWLQDLHEFPPDREVPWDWQVFGRGVTAQEAAERFGWSLGVAEEELLMAEERGELCREEGLEGLKFWVNYINPGDHKKHRTKAEKENDAVMKALKASGLL, encoded by the exons ATGTTTTTAAAACACATCGATCTTACTACTGCTTTAAGGCCCTCGTATCTTACAGACGAGGTGCTTCTGTTTGTTCAGGATAACGTTGGCTTGTATGAGGG CAAGTACAAGCTTCCCAATCAGCAAAATGGACAGGTTTATTTAACCTCGCATCGTGTTTGCTACGTCGATCAGAAGGAACCTCGTACGAACTCGGTTGCGTTGGACCTGAAGGATGTGGACCGTTACGAATTCTACGCCGGCTTTCTCAAGTCATCAGCCAAGGTGACTTTGTTCCCGAAGCCTCCCAAGCGAGCATCCTACCACAGCCGCGCCATCTCAAATGCCTCCAGCTCGGTTAGGAATGTCTCTGGCTCTCCAGGGCATTCAGAAAGCGGTTATCGGCCACCCCCGGAGCCACCGGCTGCCAAGAGTGCGACATGGGTCTGCACAATATGCAGTTTCTCTAACCCCGTCCCCTCCAACTTTGATCCGACTACCGCCAACGCCCATACTCCTCTTCCGCCATGCCTTGCGTGTGGAATCAAACCAACTTTGACTCATGTTTTAAAGGCAGCCATATCTGGTGCAAATAACCGTACAGCTCCATCTCCGGCTCTCGCCTCCCCTCTCCCTTTACAGCCAGGGCCGTCTGATTCTCGACCTTTGTCCGAGAATCTAGATCAAACACCAACATCCAATTTACTGGATACTCCAAATGGCTCGGATTCATCTGCTTCGTTCCCGTGCCCACGGTGCACCTTTTCGAACCACCCCTCACTGATGTCCTGCGAGATGTGCGGTGCCCCCCTCATCTCTCAGGATATCCCATCAGCTATCCAGCAAAGTTCAACATCTGATGCAACGAGAATTGATTCTCCGGGTCCCACCCTTGACCAAAGcaagggcggcaagggcgGGACTGACGCATACGAATGTGTTAAGCTCTCTTTTCGAAGGGGAGGCGAAAAGATCTTCTATGAACGGCTAAAGGGGTCCATGACGCAGCGCAAGTGGCTGCTCCAGGATgcgcctccagctccaaagAGTAATCAAATGGTGGATGAAGCAACCAGTCCTGACTCGGGAACCGGAGCATCAGCAGGAAGAACAAAGGGAGTGGGCATTGCCGGTCTGGAACAGTTGGGCTTGAATATGCGAAAGAACAACGAACTGCTGATCGGCAGCGCCTTTGAGGATTTGGAGGCCCTCATGTCATCCGCCAAGGAGGTGATTGCCCTCGCCGAGCGTTTCGCAAGGCAGACAAATAATGGCCAGGGAAACGCATCGGCGGAGGAAAACGCCATCTTGGCGGAGTCGGCAAGTCAGCTGGGCCTCATCACAACAAAGGACATCGTTGGTGGCGGCAGCTCCGAGTCTCTTTATCTGTCAGAACtgtcgaggaacttggcagAGTTTCTCACTGATGACTCGAGGGGCGTCCTCAAAAAAGCAGGCGGTATCATCACGCTCGTCGACTTGTGGGCCATGTTCAACAGAGCCCGCGGCGGCGTTGAGCTCGTCAGCCCGGCGGACTTTGAGAAAGCCGCCAGGCTTTggagcaagctcaagcttccCGTCCGCCTACGCACCTTTCGCAGCGGTGTCATGGTGGTCCAGAGCCGTGACCGCACGGACGGGACCACCGTCAGGGCCATCCTTGCATGGTTACAAGACCTACACGAGTTTCCTCCGGATCGCGAGGTACCCTGGGACTGGCAGGTGTTTGGTCGAGGCGTGactgctcaagaagctgccgaGCGCTTCGGCTGgagtcttggtgttgctgagGAAGAGCTGCTCATGGCAGAGGAGCGAGGGGAGCTGTGTCGTGAGGAGGGGCTCGAGGGCCTCAAGTTCTGGGTCAACTATATCAATCCAGGGGACCATAAGAAGCATAGGACCAAAGCGGAGAAGGAAAACGATGCAGTCATGAAGGCGTTGAAAGCGAGCGGGTTGTTATGA